One window from the genome of Pyrobaculum ferrireducens encodes:
- a CDS encoding MFS transporter, protein MDRALASILASSFVTPFIASALGVALPALASSFGVPSTATVSLLVALTLAVAVFVLPFGRLADVAGYGRMFRAGLAVAGAGLASAALSPSLEALYGSLLVAGVGLAAVFGSNNALLFHIVPPERRATAVGLNSASVYLGLLAGPAVGGLLAQFSWRLIFAPAAALILLSYALVGRVAAAGRAAGGFDVAGSVVLGGSIALVVLGVDAGLWTAAALGAAGLAAAFLLESRREAPVLEVGLFRSVVFSASVAAAFLNYLSTAALSPSLSLLFQEVYKMAPRDAGFMLSLQALAMALLAPVAGRVSDRVSPSAVAALGAGVLAAALYLLSAEPSPATAPWLLLALGAGFAFFIVPNTTIILSSVPPSRRGMASALVAEARVLGQSLSNAVASYVLRSAPGVAAGVSALTALLAYISVATVFLSLVRHLSH, encoded by the coding sequence ATGGATAGGGCATTGGCCTCTATTCTAGCCAGTTCTTTTGTGACTCCGTTTATCGCCAGCGCGCTGGGGGTGGCCCTGCCGGCGCTGGCCTCGAGTTTCGGGGTGCCTTCTACGGCGACTGTTTCTCTCCTCGTCGCGCTGACCTTGGCCGTCGCGGTGTTTGTACTGCCTTTTGGGCGCCTGGCGGACGTGGCTGGCTACGGCAGGATGTTTAGAGCCGGGCTCGCCGTGGCTGGGGCGGGGCTGGCGTCGGCGGCCCTCTCGCCGAGTCTTGAGGCGCTGTACGGATCTCTCCTCGTGGCGGGGGTGGGCCTCGCCGCGGTCTTCGGTAGCAACAACGCCCTCCTGTTCCACATAGTGCCGCCCGAGAGGAGGGCGACGGCGGTGGGCCTTAACTCGGCTTCTGTATACCTAGGCCTGCTGGCGGGGCCCGCGGTGGGGGGCCTCCTGGCGCAGTTCAGCTGGAGGCTTATCTTCGCCCCAGCGGCGGCCCTGATCTTGCTGTCCTACGCGCTTGTGGGCCGTGTGGCGGCGGCTGGCCGCGCCGCTGGGGGCTTCGACGTGGCTGGCTCCGTCGTGCTGGGGGGCTCCATAGCGCTTGTAGTGCTAGGCGTCGACGCTGGTCTGTGGACTGCGGCGGCCCTGGGCGCGGCGGGGCTGGCGGCGGCCTTTCTGCTGGAGTCGCGCCGAGAGGCCCCGGTTTTGGAGGTGGGGCTGTTCCGGAGTGTGGTATTCTCGGCGTCTGTGGCGGCGGCTTTTCTCAACTACCTCTCCACCGCGGCGCTGTCGCCGTCCCTAAGCCTCCTCTTCCAGGAGGTGTACAAAATGGCGCCTAGAGACGCCGGATTTATGCTGTCGCTACAGGCACTGGCCATGGCCCTCCTCGCCCCGGTGGCCGGCAGAGTCAGCGACCGCGTGTCGCCGAGCGCAGTGGCGGCCCTGGGGGCCGGTGTTCTGGCCGCGGCTCTCTACCTCCTCTCCGCCGAGCCCTCGCCCGCAACGGCGCCGTGGCTGTTGCTGGCTCTGGGGGCCGGCTTCGCCTTCTTCATAGTGCCCAACACCACGATCATCCTCTCCTCCGTGCCTCCCTCGAGGCGCGGCATGGCCTCGGCGCTGGTCGCCGAGGCGAGGGTGCTGGGCCAGTCTCTCAGCAACGCGGTGGCCAGCTACGTGTTGAGAAGCGCGCCGGGCGTCGCGGCGGGGGTCTCCGCCCTCACCGCCCTCCTGGCCTATATCTCGGTGGCTACGGTGTTTCTATCGCTTGTCCGGCACCTATCCCATTAA
- a CDS encoding TldD/PmbA family protein: MILKILAGRVDEAAVVKTRLLHYMVRFANDEVTAFKHWAAESTFIYVAKSRKTAAVAVTGPPSLEKVEEAVKRLATAPEDPLYVPIGGPSPATRHESPEDFEKLPDLVKTAVDAASGVERSAGVVHLTHAAVSYEDTAGRSGAYSVNRVYMAMRSFLGDLSATSAVAGRRIGDIDVARLGRENAKLLDVAKGLPHVRVEQVRADLLLSPLVFAHLIGEAAGNWASGSEVLAGTSRYTKEDIGREVASRLLTVADAAYDPAAYGHTPFDLEGVPPRPVEIYRGGQLAGLLHTRRTAHALGMEPTGHAMHHYARPWPGHIRIAPGDGPADLEELLRDLRRGYYIHNNWYTRFQNVKTGQFSTVGRDVALEVRDGKPAAVVKYIRIADTLENLVNNVAQLSREARQIYWWDMPAPAHSPYAIVKNIGITT; this comes from the coding sequence ATGATACTCAAAATCCTCGCAGGCAGGGTGGACGAGGCCGCCGTGGTGAAGACGAGGCTTCTCCACTACATGGTCAGATTCGCCAACGACGAGGTAACAGCCTTCAAACACTGGGCCGCGGAGAGCACCTTCATCTACGTGGCCAAGTCTAGAAAGACGGCGGCGGTGGCGGTTACCGGCCCTCCCAGCCTTGAGAAGGTCGAGGAGGCCGTCAAGAGGCTAGCAACGGCGCCCGAGGACCCCCTCTACGTCCCCATAGGCGGCCCCAGCCCCGCCACCCGGCACGAGAGCCCGGAGGACTTTGAAAAACTCCCAGACCTGGTGAAAACCGCGGTAGACGCCGCCTCCGGAGTGGAGAGAAGCGCTGGCGTGGTCCACCTCACCCACGCCGCCGTCTCCTACGAAGACACTGCGGGCCGCTCCGGGGCCTACTCGGTAAACCGGGTATACATGGCGATGAGGTCGTTCCTAGGCGACCTCTCCGCCACAAGCGCCGTTGCCGGGAGGAGGATAGGCGACATCGACGTAGCGAGGCTGGGCAGAGAAAACGCCAAGCTCCTCGACGTGGCCAAGGGCCTCCCCCACGTCAGAGTCGAGCAGGTCAGGGCAGACCTGCTCCTCTCCCCCCTCGTCTTCGCCCACCTAATAGGCGAGGCGGCGGGCAACTGGGCAAGCGGCTCCGAGGTCCTGGCAGGCACATCCCGCTACACAAAGGAAGACATAGGCAGAGAGGTGGCCTCCCGGCTCTTAACCGTGGCCGACGCCGCCTACGACCCCGCCGCCTACGGCCACACCCCCTTCGACCTCGAGGGCGTCCCCCCGCGCCCGGTGGAGATATACAGAGGCGGCCAGCTGGCGGGCCTCCTCCACACCCGCAGGACGGCCCACGCCCTGGGCATGGAGCCCACGGGCCACGCCATGCACCACTACGCCAGGCCTTGGCCGGGCCACATACGCATAGCCCCCGGGGACGGCCCCGCCGATCTAGAGGAGCTCCTCCGCGACCTGCGGCGGGGATACTACATACACAACAACTGGTACACCCGCTTCCAAAACGTAAAGACGGGGCAGTTCTCCACTGTGGGCCGAGACGTGGCGCTGGAGGTTAGAGACGGGAAGCCGGCGGCCGTGGTGAAGTACATCAGAATCGCGGACACCCTGGAAAACCTCGTCAATAACGTCGCCCAGCTCTCTAGAGAGGCCAGGCAGATCTACTGGTGGGACATGCCAGCCCCCGCCCACTCCCCATACGCCATAGTGAAAAACATAGGCATAACCACATAA
- a CDS encoding TldD/PmbA family protein, with the protein MDELLYKALEYGLSLGASYVEVRWQRDSGSVAGFRNGQFEFSTTYHSEGVAVRAVAGGGLGFAASPRLELEGVLEAVERAVKLAKAAGRMRKTPVALSEEALARFSYSLPPIEVDPVDLLKSLDEYVDKSLSARRLVAHVWTTEKRVVTSDGADVYSKVPRVYLFAMLIKHEPSLGSLQRDVFLGGTAQDSIAGAEKVLEEESKKLGQLLERARSVAPGRYDVVFSPEMAGILVHESVGHPFELDRIYGREGAEAGESYIKPGNLRVKIGSELVNITDYPAIPGTYGFYLVDDEGVVARPKQLVRRGEATEFITNRQYAAVIGGNSNAGARASAFDREPIPRMSNTYLEPGDWKPGEIISDTRRGIYMVSYTEWNINDTRYSGRYGILEGYLIENGEVKHPVKGFVEVDTPELWGNVDAVGRDFQLFVGTCGKGNPSQGIPVTMGGPTFRSRSLRVVT; encoded by the coding sequence ATGGATGAGCTACTCTACAAGGCTCTGGAGTACGGCCTATCTCTGGGGGCCTCCTACGTGGAGGTGAGGTGGCAGAGAGACAGCGGCTCGGTGGCCGGCTTTAGAAATGGGCAGTTTGAGTTCTCCACTACCTACCACAGCGAGGGGGTGGCCGTGAGGGCCGTGGCGGGGGGCGGGCTCGGCTTCGCCGCGTCGCCCCGCCTAGAGCTGGAGGGGGTGCTGGAGGCGGTGGAGCGCGCGGTCAAGCTGGCCAAGGCCGCCGGGAGGATGAGGAAGACCCCGGTGGCCCTCAGCGAGGAGGCGCTGGCCAGATTCAGCTACAGCCTCCCGCCCATTGAGGTAGACCCCGTAGATCTGCTGAAGTCTCTAGACGAATACGTGGACAAGAGCCTCTCAGCGAGGAGGCTGGTGGCGCACGTCTGGACGACGGAGAAGCGAGTGGTGACGAGCGACGGAGCGGATGTGTACAGCAAGGTGCCGAGGGTGTATCTATTCGCCATGTTGATAAAACACGAGCCCTCCCTCGGCAGTTTGCAGAGAGACGTCTTCCTCGGCGGCACCGCCCAAGACTCCATAGCCGGGGCGGAGAAGGTGCTCGAGGAGGAGTCCAAGAAGCTGGGCCAGCTACTGGAGAGGGCGAGGTCTGTCGCGCCGGGGAGGTACGACGTCGTGTTCTCCCCCGAGATGGCGGGGATACTGGTCCACGAGTCCGTGGGCCACCCCTTCGAGCTCGATAGAATATACGGCAGGGAGGGCGCGGAGGCGGGGGAGTCCTACATAAAGCCCGGCAACCTCAGGGTCAAGATCGGTAGCGAGCTTGTCAACATCACGGACTACCCCGCCATCCCCGGCACCTACGGCTTCTACCTGGTGGACGACGAGGGCGTCGTGGCGAGGCCTAAGCAGTTGGTAAGGAGGGGGGAGGCCACGGAGTTCATAACCAATAGGCAGTACGCCGCGGTCATCGGCGGCAACAGCAACGCCGGGGCCCGGGCCTCCGCCTTCGACAGAGAGCCCATACCCAGGATGTCCAACACCTACCTAGAGCCGGGGGACTGGAAGCCCGGCGAAATCATCAGCGACACGAGGCGGGGCATCTACATGGTCTCCTACACCGAGTGGAATATAAACGACACGAGGTACTCAGGTCGATATGGCATCCTCGAGGGCTATCTCATTGAAAACGGCGAGGTGAAACACCCAGTAAAAGGCTTCGTGGAGGTGGACACCCCAGAGCTCTGGGGCAACGTAGACGCCGTGGGGAGAGACTTCCAGCTCTTCGTAGGGACATGCGGCAAGGGCAACCCCTCCCAGGGCATCCCAGTCACCATGGGAGGCCCCACCTTCAGAAGCAGAAGCCTCAGGGTGGTGACATGA
- the sixA gene encoding phosphohistidine phosphatase SixA: MSVYLVQHGLAFKESEDPERRLTPRGVEETERVARYLAERGVEVGEIIHSGRARARQTAEIFAKHLKAPVREGDGLGPNDDPSIWAGRLAGVSHGIMLVGHLPHLSRLSSLLLVGNPDVEIIKFRYSGVARLEREGARWALAWYITPELV; this comes from the coding sequence GTGTCTGTCTACCTTGTGCAACACGGCTTGGCATTTAAAGAATCTGAGGATCCCGAGAGGAGGCTTACCCCGAGAGGCGTCGAGGAGACCGAGAGGGTGGCGAGATACCTCGCAGAGAGGGGCGTGGAGGTTGGGGAGATTATCCACAGCGGCCGCGCCAGGGCCAGGCAGACGGCTGAGATATTCGCCAAGCATCTCAAAGCTCCTGTGAGGGAGGGAGACGGCCTCGGCCCCAACGACGATCCCTCGATCTGGGCTGGGAGGCTGGCCGGGGTCAGCCACGGCATAATGCTGGTGGGCCACCTGCCGCACCTGTCGAGGCTAAGCTCCCTCCTCCTCGTCGGCAACCCAGACGTCGAGATAATTAAGTTTAGATACTCAGGTGTGGCACGGCTCGAGAGGGAGGGCGCGAGGTGGGCGCTGGCGTGGTACATAACTCCGGAGCTGGTATGA